In a single window of the Rhineura floridana isolate rRhiFlo1 chromosome 3, rRhiFlo1.hap2, whole genome shotgun sequence genome:
- the LOC133379317 gene encoding YLP motif-containing protein 1-like isoform X2: protein MAMNDAIIIDRCKLSAILRDKGVEGFAGTRTEEWICLVSHSSRFNTSALNVGPRATNHGIFLLSAKWWCNDSKTPHTHNNCNLSCDALRDDNITDDIHCAKSVVQRNKGFKAWRAWEKYCKGQELKKYITGCDLEEVTPMTLAPATKGLTSLAKGPPEPTTTPLKKEHPKATLLPKSPPKPTFSINEPKRSTHPPKGPPKPTVPIKGPTRSTHPPKGPPKPTVSIKELTSSTLPSKGPPKPTVSIKEPSSSTLPENGLPKSTLSLKKAPNSILPADRPPKPTLSVKESSNATLPGGGHPTLTSLIEEVE from the exons A TGGCCATGAATGATGCCATCATCATTGACAGATGCAAACTGTCAGCCATCCTGAGGGACAAGGGCGTGGAGGGGTTTGCAGGCACCAGAACAGAAGAGT GGATTTGTTTGGTATCTCACAGTAGCCGCTTCAACACATCAGCCCTCAACGTGGGGCCAAGGGCCACCAATCATGGGATCTTCCTACTCAGTGCAAAGTGGTGGTGTAACGATTCCAAGACACCGCACACACACAACAACTGCAACTTAAGTTGTGATG CCCTCCGAGATGACAACATTACTGATGACATCCACTGTGCAAAGAGTGTCGTACAAAGAAATAAGGGCTTCAAGGCATG GAGAGCCTGGGAGAAATATTGCAAAGGACAAGAACTGAAGAAATACATCACAGGTTGTGATCTTGAAGAAGTCACCCCTATGACACTGGCCCCAGCAACAAAAGGCCTTACCTCCCTAGCCAAGGGCCCTCCAGAACCTACCACCACCCCATTGAAGAAGGAGCACCCAAAAGCCACCCTCCTACCCAAGAGTCCCCCAAAACCTACCTTCTCAATCAATGAACCCAAAaggtccacccacccacccaaaggtCCCCCAAAACCCACTGTCCCAATCAAGGGGCCCACAaggtccacccacccacccaagggTCCCCCAAAACCTACTGTCTCAATCAAGGAGCTCACaagctccaccctcccatccAAGGGTCCTCCAAAACCCACTGTCTCGATCAAGGAGCCTTCAAGTTCCACCCTCCCTGAAAATGGTCTCCCAAAATCCACTCTCTCATTGAAGAAAGCCCCAAACTCCATCCTGCCAGCCGACAGACCTCCAAAACCTACTCTGTCTGTCAAGGAGTCCTCAAATGCCACTCTTCCAGGTGGCGGCCATCCCACACTCACTTCTTTGATTGAGGAAGTTGAATAG